A single region of the Indicator indicator isolate 239-I01 chromosome 3, UM_Iind_1.1, whole genome shotgun sequence genome encodes:
- the MYF6 gene encoding myogenic factor 6 — protein sequence MMMDLFETSSYFFYLDGENGALQQLEMAEGSPLYPGSDGTLSPCQDQMPPEAGSDSSGEEHVLAPPGLQPPHCPGQCLIWACKTCKRKSAPTDRRKAATLRERRRLKKINEAFEALKRRTVANPNQRLPKVEILRSAISYIERLQDLLHRLDQQEKMQEIGGDPFSFNPKQGNIPSSDFLSTCSSDWQSVSDHSRALGVSPKEGDSIVESSASSSLRCLSSIVDSISSDEPKLTSVEEVVEK from the exons ATGATGATGGACCTTTTTGAAACTAGCTCCTATTTCTTCTATTTGGATGGGGAGAATGGAGCCctacagcagctggagatggccGAGGGATCCCCACTGTACCCAGGCAGTGATGGCACCTTGTCGCCATGTCAGGACCAAATGCCACCAGAGgctggcagtgacagcagcggaGAGGAGCATGTGCTGGCACCCCCTGGACTACAACCCCCCCACTGCCCAGGCCAGTGTTTGATCTGGGCTTGTAAAACTTGCAAAAGAAAGTCGGCCCCCACGGACAGACGGAAAGCAGCCACTCTGcgggagagaaggagactgaaGAAGATCAACGAAGCCTTCGAGGCTCTGAAAAGGCGGACTGTGGCGAACCCAAATCAGAGGCTGCCTAAGGTGGAGATCCTGAGGAGTGCCATCAGCTACATCGAGAGACTGCAGGACCTCTTACACAGGCTGGATCAGCAGGAGAAAATGCAGGAAATCGGGGGGGACCCTTTCAGCTTCAACCCCAAGCAGGGAAAT ATCCCCAGTTCAGACttcctgagcacctgcagctccGACTGGCAAAGCGTTTCTGACCATTCCCGAGCCCTGGGGGTCAGCCCCAAGGAAG GAGACTCCATCGTCGAGTCgtcagcctccagcagccttcGCTGTCTCTCTTCCATAGTCGACAGTATTTCTTCCGACGAGCCCAAACTGACCAGCGTGGAGGAAGTGGTGGAGAAATAA